In Risungbinella massiliensis, a single window of DNA contains:
- a CDS encoding DUF308 domain-containing protein, translating into MSRPVLKKYKPVSRWIGILLFLVLVYTLIYYDSSSTWISYLISTVWIWSGFGNWINYLLEEEQKEKKSSLKSAIIYTTLGLLILATVLLR; encoded by the coding sequence ATGTCTAGACCGGTATTAAAAAAATACAAACCAGTATCGAGATGGATTGGGATCTTGCTCTTTTTGGTCTTGGTATATACTTTGATTTATTACGATTCTAGTTCAACTTGGATTTCATATCTAATATCTACAGTTTGGATCTGGTCAGGATTTGGAAATTGGATTAACTATTTGTTGGAAGAGGAGCAAAAAGAGAAGAAGTCATCTTTAAAGAGTGCGATTATATATACAACTTTAGGTTTGTTAATTTTAGCTACAGTGTTACTACGATGA
- a CDS encoding ABC transporter permease translates to MKKRYLLAVLFVLSGCSIFIGVKDISPLDIFHLREDQAHILLVSRLPRVISIIIAGISLSVCGLIMQQLSRNKFVSPTTAGTMDSVRLGILVSLLLFTSATVMQKMLVAFVFALAGTFLFMKILDRVKFQDTIFIPLVGIMLGNIISSVTTFFAFKHDLIQNLSAWLQGDFSMILKGRYEILYLSIPMVIISYLYAHRFTIAGMGEDFSSNLGLNYRSVVNIGLVIVALVTTVVVLTVGVIPFLGLIIPNIVSMYRGDHLKKNLPHTALLGAVFVLACDILGRILIYPYEIPIGLTVGVIGSGIFVFLVVRRKTNET, encoded by the coding sequence ATGAAAAAAAGATACTTACTTGCTGTTTTGTTTGTACTATCAGGGTGTTCGATCTTTATTGGGGTAAAAGATATTTCTCCATTGGATATTTTTCATCTGCGTGAGGATCAAGCACATATCCTGCTTGTTAGTAGACTTCCAAGAGTGATCAGTATCATCATTGCAGGTATTAGCCTGAGTGTATGTGGACTCATTATGCAGCAACTTAGTCGAAATAAATTTGTTTCCCCCACTACAGCGGGGACTATGGATTCAGTACGATTAGGGATTTTGGTCTCTTTACTCTTATTTACTTCTGCTACTGTGATGCAGAAGATGCTGGTAGCTTTCGTTTTTGCTTTAGCTGGAACGTTCTTATTTATGAAAATATTGGATAGAGTGAAATTCCAAGATACGATCTTTATCCCCTTGGTCGGGATTATGTTGGGGAATATCATTAGCTCCGTTACCACATTCTTTGCTTTTAAACACGATCTGATTCAGAACTTATCTGCTTGGTTGCAAGGGGATTTTTCCATGATATTAAAAGGGAGATACGAAATTCTGTATCTAAGCATTCCCATGGTAATCATCTCCTACCTCTATGCTCATCGATTTACCATCGCTGGGATGGGGGAAGATTTCTCTTCTAACTTAGGCTTAAACTACCGTTCTGTTGTGAATATAGGACTAGTCATTGTCGCACTTGTTACAACGGTGGTCGTTCTTACGGTAGGGGTGATTCCGTTTCTAGGACTCATCATACCTAATATCGTTTCCATGTATCGAGGAGATCATCTAAAGAAAAACCTTCCTCATACAGCACTATTAGGAGCAGTATTTGTACTTGCCTGTGATATTTTGGGTCGGATTCTCATTTACCCTTATGAGATTCCAATTGGACTTACGGTGGGTGTAATAGGAAGTGGAATTTTTGTCTTCTTAGTCGTTAGGAGAAAGACCAATGAAACCTAA
- a CDS encoding iron chelate uptake ABC transporter family permease subunit, protein MKPNQKIGLLAITAVILIVTFLFFKLGNNWDYALPKRSYKIAAIVLTGFAIAFATTIFQTITNNRILTPNILGLDSLYMLLQTALLFVVGSSNLTFLNKNVNFFISTAIMILFASLLYQVLFRRAGSHLYLLLLVGLILGTFFQSMSSFMQVLIDPNEFLQIQDKMFASFSNIQSDLLYISVIVIIVTLIWYRPNMKYLDALSLGRDNAINLGIEVEPLIKKSLFVVTVLISISTALVGPITFLGLLVINLAHQFMKTYQHKYLLASSALFGIIALVGGQLLVERVFEYSTTVSVMINFIGGIYFLYLLLKENSSVRS, encoded by the coding sequence ATGAAACCTAATCAGAAAATAGGGTTGCTCGCCATTACAGCAGTCATACTAATCGTCACATTCTTGTTTTTTAAACTGGGGAACAATTGGGATTATGCACTTCCCAAACGGAGCTATAAGATCGCAGCGATCGTATTAACGGGGTTTGCGATTGCATTTGCGACTACCATTTTTCAAACGATCACTAATAACAGAATCTTAACTCCCAATATTCTCGGCTTAGATTCACTCTATATGTTGCTTCAAACAGCTCTTTTATTTGTAGTGGGATCTAGCAATCTTACCTTTTTAAATAAGAATGTGAATTTCTTTATCTCTACTGCGATCATGATCCTTTTTGCTAGCTTGCTTTATCAAGTTCTCTTTCGGAGAGCAGGGAGTCATCTATATCTATTGCTGTTAGTGGGACTGATTTTAGGAACATTTTTCCAAAGTATGTCGTCTTTTATGCAGGTATTAATTGATCCCAATGAGTTTCTCCAGATCCAAGATAAGATGTTTGCAAGTTTTTCCAATATCCAGTCAGATCTGCTATATATCTCTGTGATAGTAATCATTGTAACCTTGATTTGGTATCGCCCTAATATGAAGTATTTAGATGCTCTCTCATTAGGACGAGATAATGCCATTAACTTAGGGATTGAGGTTGAACCTCTCATTAAAAAGTCGTTATTTGTCGTTACCGTTTTGATCTCGATCTCGACCGCTTTAGTGGGTCCGATCACGTTTTTAGGATTGTTAGTGATCAATCTTGCTCATCAATTTATGAAAACTTATCAACATAAGTACTTACTCGCCAGCTCGGCTCTGTTTGGAATTATTGCATTGGTTGGTGGTCAGTTGTTAGTCGAGAGAGTCTTTGAATACTCTACGACAGTCAGTGTCATGATCAACTTCATCGGAGGAATCTACTTTCTCTATCTTCTACTAAAGGAGAATAGCAGTGTTAGAAGTTAA
- a CDS encoding siderophore ABC transporter substrate-binding protein produces MRKKLGILLSALLLMMMAVACSTTEKATGETNAQKITIEHKLGKTDVPLNPKKVVVLDFGTLDSLDKLGVEVVGVPQNSLPSYLSKYKDSKYTNVGTLKELDFEKINELEPDVILISGRQEEAYAELSKIAPTVFTGVDTAKYMDSFKANARTLGKIFGKEAAVEAELTKIDQTIQTTKEKAAASQKNGLVVLANEGKVSAYGPNSRFGIIHDVFGVTPVDPNIQVSTHGQNVSNEYILEKNPDYLFVVDRGAVVGGTSSAKAAIENEIVKKTKAYTNQNIVYLDPNYWYLSGGGLISVSEMVKQIEAAIK; encoded by the coding sequence ATGAGAAAAAAATTAGGAATTCTACTATCAGCATTACTTTTGATGATGATGGCTGTAGCTTGTAGTACAACGGAAAAAGCAACTGGTGAAACGAATGCCCAGAAAATCACCATTGAGCACAAGTTAGGTAAAACTGATGTTCCGTTGAATCCAAAAAAAGTGGTTGTATTGGATTTTGGTACACTGGATTCATTAGATAAATTGGGTGTAGAAGTAGTTGGGGTACCGCAAAATAGTTTACCAAGCTACCTCTCCAAGTACAAAGATAGCAAATACACCAATGTAGGAACATTGAAAGAGCTTGATTTTGAAAAGATTAATGAACTAGAGCCAGATGTAATTTTGATCTCTGGAAGACAAGAAGAAGCTTATGCAGAGTTGTCTAAAATTGCACCTACAGTCTTTACAGGAGTAGATACTGCAAAATATATGGATTCGTTTAAGGCTAATGCTCGGACTCTTGGAAAGATCTTTGGAAAAGAAGCGGCTGTAGAAGCGGAACTTACAAAGATTGACCAAACAATTCAAACGACAAAAGAAAAAGCAGCTGCAAGTCAGAAAAACGGTCTCGTCGTCCTAGCCAATGAAGGAAAAGTAAGTGCTTATGGTCCTAACTCTCGTTTTGGAATTATCCATGATGTATTTGGAGTTACTCCAGTAGATCCTAATATTCAAGTATCGACACATGGTCAAAACGTTTCGAATGAATACATCCTAGAGAAAAACCCAGACTACCTATTCGTAGTGGATCGTGGGGCTGTAGTAGGGGGAACTTCATCAGCGAAAGCTGCTATCGAAAATGAGATCGTGAAAAAGACAAAAGCATATACAAATCAAAATATCGTCTATCTTGATCCAAACTACTGGTATCTTTCTGGTGGTGGACTAATCTCTGTCTCTGAGATGGTGAAACAGATCGAAGCAGCGATCAAGTAA
- the speE gene encoding polyamine aminopropyltransferase translates to MENYIQQINGEKWLVEDEKENLKISYRIKEVIAEKQSDFQHVMIVDSYDFGRMLVLDGVVQTTSLDGHIYNEMITHIPLSIHPNPKNVLIIGGGDCGAAREVMKYDQVQSLDMVEIDEWVVRFSKEHLRAISGNLSDPRVNFLYQDGIAHVAHKRNHYDVIIVDSSDPIGPAEQLFEKSFYQKIYHALKEDGLMVCQSQSPLLHQKVMSKTNESLGELFAHRKLYTATIPTYPGGFWSFTLGSKKYHEVYVDAFEKETKYVNLELLHSCFQLSEFIKKYV, encoded by the coding sequence ATGGAAAACTACATTCAACAAATCAATGGAGAGAAATGGCTGGTCGAGGATGAAAAAGAAAATCTCAAGATCAGTTATCGGATCAAAGAGGTAATCGCAGAAAAACAATCAGACTTTCAGCATGTCATGATTGTTGATTCTTACGACTTTGGACGGATGTTGGTCTTGGATGGAGTTGTACAAACTACCTCTCTAGATGGTCATATTTATAATGAGATGATCACCCATATTCCACTCAGTATCCATCCAAATCCTAAAAATGTATTGATTATTGGTGGGGGAGATTGTGGAGCTGCACGAGAAGTAATGAAATACGATCAGGTTCAATCGTTAGATATGGTCGAGATCGACGAATGGGTTGTCCGTTTTTCCAAAGAACATTTACGAGCAATATCTGGAAATCTCTCTGATCCGAGAGTAAACTTCCTATATCAAGATGGCATCGCTCATGTAGCACACAAGCGCAATCACTATGATGTGATCATCGTCGATTCCTCCGATCCGATTGGACCTGCTGAACAGCTTTTTGAAAAAAGTTTCTATCAAAAGATCTACCATGCATTAAAAGAGGATGGATTGATGGTGTGCCAAAGCCAATCTCCTCTTCTTCATCAAAAAGTGATGTCAAAAACAAATGAGTCTTTAGGTGAACTCTTTGCTCATCGAAAGCTATACACAGCAACGATCCCTACCTATCCTGGGGGATTTTGGAGTTTTACTCTTGGCTCTAAGAAATACCATGAAGTATATGTAGATGCGTTTGAGAAAGAAACGAAGTATGTAAATTTGGAATTGCTACATAGTTGTTTTCAGTTGTCTGAATTCATCAAGAAGTATGTTTAG
- a CDS encoding 1,4-dihydroxy-6-naphthoate synthase encodes MKIAFSPCPNDTFIFHGWVHNKIPGAAQLDVTYADIDKTNGWAADSDSYDMLKISCAALPWVLSDYALLPCGGALGRGCGPLILTAKGSAAVQDPTALSGKRVAVPSERSTAYLLFRLWVAQQVPNGVGEIVILPFHEIMPAVRDGKVDAGLVIHEARFTYPSYGLEQVTDLGKWWEDDTGLPIPLGAIVARRDLDLQAIANWTKASVVQAWAHPEETQEYVLAHAQEMNPEVAQAHINLYVNDFSLDLGKDGYAAIEALLNRAADEGLVPKLPKEAFHPFY; translated from the coding sequence ATGAAGATAGCTTTTTCACCTTGTCCGAATGATACATTTATATTTCATGGTTGGGTACATAACAAAATTCCTGGGGCAGCACAGTTGGATGTAACCTATGCCGATATAGATAAAACCAATGGTTGGGCAGCAGATTCTGACTCCTATGATATGTTGAAGATTTCTTGTGCTGCTCTGCCCTGGGTACTGTCCGATTATGCGTTATTACCATGTGGTGGCGCTTTAGGGCGTGGCTGTGGCCCATTGATCTTGACCGCGAAAGGATCAGCCGCTGTGCAAGACCCGACAGCACTCTCTGGTAAACGAGTAGCAGTTCCTAGTGAGCGCTCCACCGCATACCTCTTGTTTCGTTTGTGGGTAGCACAGCAAGTACCGAATGGTGTTGGGGAGATTGTAATTCTCCCATTTCATGAGATTATGCCGGCGGTTCGTGATGGAAAAGTAGATGCTGGACTCGTGATCCACGAAGCTCGTTTTACTTATCCATCCTATGGACTGGAGCAAGTGACCGATCTAGGTAAATGGTGGGAAGATGATACTGGTCTACCGATCCCACTCGGAGCGATTGTTGCTAGAAGAGACTTAGATTTACAGGCGATTGCAAACTGGACCAAAGCATCCGTTGTACAAGCATGGGCTCATCCAGAAGAAACACAAGAGTATGTGTTGGCTCATGCCCAAGAAATGAACCCAGAAGTGGCTCAAGCACATATTAACCTGTATGTAAATGACTTTAGTCTGGATTTAGGTAAGGATGGATATGCAGCGATTGAAGCTCTGCTGAATCGTGCTGCTGATGAAGGACTAGTGCCAAAACTACCAAAAGAGGCATTCCATCCATTTTATTAA
- a CDS encoding tripartite tricarboxylate transporter TctB family protein has translation MNRIFDKTSSIIFLAIGLFFILESRNIANSAYGSEVGPNVFPMGLGIILVLLSLRLLYETFRFPEEVKKTSYQYKKFAIIFGAAILYVVLFEVIGYVLSTFLFLLVSFQAMERGNWVTSILTALGFSGIVYYLYVYVLQGTLPGFPIG, from the coding sequence ATGAATCGTATATTTGATAAAACTAGCAGTATCATTTTTCTAGCAATCGGTCTCTTTTTTATCTTAGAGAGCCGAAATATTGCAAACTCAGCTTATGGAAGTGAAGTAGGTCCCAATGTATTTCCTATGGGTTTGGGAATAATCCTTGTTCTTTTAAGTTTGCGCTTACTATATGAAACATTTCGTTTTCCAGAAGAAGTGAAAAAAACTTCCTATCAATACAAGAAGTTCGCCATCATATTTGGTGCTGCCATTCTATATGTCGTGTTATTCGAAGTAATTGGATATGTATTATCCACCTTTCTCTTTTTACTTGTCTCGTTTCAAGCGATGGAACGTGGGAACTGGGTCACTTCTATTCTCACCGCGCTTGGATTTTCCGGGATCGTCTACTATCTCTATGTCTATGTATTACAAGGCACACTTCCAGGGTTTCCAATAGGTTAG
- a CDS encoding alpha/beta hydrolase — MMDIQIAIQQLMDQQKPFSFSSNENHLMQEYTKFYGLDFPQVEHLYGYISCCNEQIFLQSFRPIEPRGTVLLLHGYLEHVGVLKHAIRFLLEHSYQVLTFDWPGHGLSSGKRATVNQFSDYLCVFESIYKEIVPSLTDSRVHVIAHSTGGAVVVDYMLNHSPDFDRVVLIAPLVRSYMWHASKIGFYLGNRWIKEVQRVTRNIHQEYANFIQMDPLQNHKVPLIWVQALFDWYKKVQSATPSNQELLIIQGDQDRTVDWKYNIRFFQEKFPKSHIEIIQSGRHQLFNDTKSTVVQTLGYIHGYLSK, encoded by the coding sequence ATGATGGATATACAAATAGCGATCCAACAGTTAATGGATCAACAAAAACCCTTTTCTTTTTCATCCAATGAAAATCATCTCATGCAAGAGTATACAAAATTTTATGGACTCGATTTCCCACAAGTAGAACATCTCTATGGTTATATCTCTTGTTGTAATGAACAGATCTTTTTGCAATCCTTCCGACCTATTGAACCCAGAGGAACGGTTTTATTACTTCATGGGTACTTAGAGCATGTGGGGGTATTGAAACATGCGATACGCTTTTTATTAGAACACTCTTATCAGGTGCTTACATTTGATTGGCCAGGGCATGGTTTGTCTAGTGGAAAACGAGCTACAGTTAATCAATTTTCTGATTATTTATGTGTGTTTGAATCGATCTATAAGGAGATTGTTCCTTCATTGACAGATTCGCGGGTTCATGTCATCGCCCACAGTACAGGAGGGGCTGTGGTAGTCGATTATATGCTGAACCATTCACCTGATTTTGATCGAGTTGTTTTAATTGCCCCATTGGTTCGTTCTTATATGTGGCATGCATCTAAAATTGGCTTTTACTTAGGAAATCGCTGGATTAAAGAAGTTCAAAGAGTAACTCGTAATATTCATCAAGAGTATGCAAATTTTATTCAAATGGACCCTTTGCAAAACCATAAAGTTCCTTTGATTTGGGTACAAGCTTTATTTGATTGGTATAAGAAGGTTCAGTCGGCGACTCCATCAAATCAGGAATTATTAATTATTCAAGGAGATCAAGATAGAACGGTTGATTGGAAGTATAATATTCGTTTTTTTCAAGAAAAATTCCCTAAAAGCCACATTGAAATCATTCAAAGTGGTAGGCATCAGCTATTCAATGATACGAAATCCACTGTCGTACAAACATTGGGTTATATCCATGGCTACTTAAGTAAATAA
- a CDS encoding nitroreductase family protein, with product MNVAQVNVAQLIKERRSVHLFEDRTVSVELIKELLDTATWVPNHRMTQPWRFVIVNGDGRKKIAEIAREINEKKAQDPQKAKEIGQTFYDKMMAVPMFVVVLMKEDPSITVREEDYASTSCLIHNFSLLAWEQNLGMVWKTYALMNHPSFREVLGIGLGEKVVGSLHVGYPAKIPTPKPRVSVEELITVVE from the coding sequence TTGAATGTAGCTCAAGTAAATGTAGCTCAACTAATAAAAGAAAGACGATCCGTTCATTTATTTGAAGACCGAACGGTATCCGTAGAATTAATAAAAGAACTATTAGATACTGCAACATGGGTTCCCAATCATCGGATGACCCAACCATGGAGATTTGTGATAGTAAATGGAGATGGGCGAAAAAAGATTGCGGAGATTGCCCGAGAGATCAATGAGAAAAAAGCACAAGATCCACAGAAGGCAAAAGAAATAGGTCAAACATTTTACGATAAGATGATGGCTGTTCCCATGTTTGTGGTGGTACTGATGAAAGAAGACCCATCGATTACTGTTCGTGAGGAAGACTACGCCTCAACTAGTTGCTTGATTCATAACTTTAGTTTGCTAGCTTGGGAACAAAATCTTGGGATGGTATGGAAGACGTATGCTCTTATGAATCATCCGAGCTTTCGAGAAGTATTGGGGATTGGTCTAGGGGAGAAAGTAGTAGGAAGTCTCCATGTTGGCTATCCCGCAAAGATTCCTACACCAAAACCAAGGGTGAGTGTAGAAGAGCTCATCACGGTTGTAGAGTAA
- a CDS encoding futalosine hydrolase, with the protein MRHKDGHNQQLSRANVLVVTAVEAEREAVLRGLGNIEHIDVLAAGVGPVAAAIQTATTLEHTPYDLVVIAGIGGGFVGQAEVGSLVVADQIIAADLGAETPDGYMSLDELGFGTANVPVDLTLANQLVVAMNEKDVTATLGSILTLSTVTGTKETAEALAKRFPGASAEAMEGFGIASAAKAKEIPVIEIRAISNQVGPRDRSAWRIGDALHALEIASASLGEVIR; encoded by the coding sequence ATGAGGCATAAAGACGGTCATAACCAGCAACTATCAAGGGCGAACGTTCTGGTAGTGACAGCTGTAGAGGCAGAGCGAGAAGCTGTATTGCGTGGGCTTGGCAACATAGAGCATATCGATGTATTAGCTGCCGGGGTAGGGCCTGTGGCAGCAGCTATTCAAACGGCCACTACTTTGGAGCACACTCCGTATGATTTGGTCGTCATAGCCGGAATTGGTGGCGGTTTTGTGGGACAAGCCGAAGTAGGTAGCCTGGTAGTGGCAGATCAGATTATTGCTGCGGATCTAGGTGCTGAGACTCCAGATGGATATATGAGTTTGGATGAGCTTGGCTTCGGTACTGCTAATGTTCCAGTGGATTTGACCTTGGCGAACCAATTGGTTGTAGCAATGAACGAGAAGGATGTAACAGCAACACTTGGTTCCATTTTAACCTTGTCCACGGTTACAGGGACAAAAGAAACAGCAGAGGCTTTAGCAAAACGTTTTCCAGGTGCATCAGCAGAGGCGATGGAGGGATTTGGGATTGCCAGTGCTGCTAAAGCAAAAGAAATTCCTGTTATCGAGATTCGGGCGATATCCAATCAAGTGGGACCTCGAGATCGATCTGCATGGCGAATTGGAGATGCGTTACATGCATTAGAAATAGCAAGTGCTAGTCTAGGGGAGGTAATAAGATGA
- a CDS encoding iron ABC transporter ATP-binding protein, with protein MLEVKNLAKRYGNKTVVDDVSLQISKGTITSFIGPNGAGKSTLLSMMSRLLTPCEGEVWIEEREIGSYKSNDLAKKISILKQSNHIQVRLTIRELVSFGRFPYSQGRLIKEDWEHVDEAIRYLELEEIQHKYLDQLSGGQRQRAYIAMVLAQNTDYILLDEPLNNLDMRHSVQIMKALRKMVDELGKTVLIVIHDINFASCYSDYLVALRDGKVIKEGTATDVMDHAILKEIYDMDIQIQDIEEKKIAIYF; from the coding sequence GTGTTAGAAGTTAAAAACCTAGCCAAAAGATATGGAAACAAAACAGTTGTGGATGATGTTTCTCTTCAAATATCCAAAGGAACGATCACATCCTTTATTGGACCGAATGGTGCTGGTAAAAGTACCTTATTGTCCATGATGAGTCGTCTCCTTACTCCATGTGAAGGAGAAGTCTGGATCGAAGAACGAGAGATTGGCAGCTACAAAAGCAACGACCTAGCAAAAAAAATCTCCATCCTAAAACAATCCAACCATATTCAGGTACGCTTAACCATTCGAGAGCTAGTTAGCTTTGGGCGTTTCCCTTACTCGCAAGGAAGATTGATCAAAGAAGACTGGGAACATGTCGATGAAGCAATACGATATCTGGAATTAGAGGAGATCCAACACAAATATTTGGATCAACTGAGTGGTGGGCAAAGACAGAGAGCATACATAGCGATGGTACTTGCACAAAACACAGATTACATATTGCTGGATGAACCGCTAAACAACCTAGATATGAGGCACTCCGTTCAGATTATGAAAGCATTACGTAAAATGGTGGATGAACTGGGAAAAACAGTCCTGATTGTAATCCATGATATAAACTTCGCTTCTTGCTACTCCGATTATCTGGTAGCTCTCCGTGATGGTAAGGTCATCAAAGAAGGAACCGCGACGGATGTAATGGATCATGCGATTCTAAAGGAAATATATGATATGGATATTCAGATTCAAGACATTGAAGAGAAAAAGATTGCCATTTATTTCTGA
- a CDS encoding tripartite tricarboxylate transporter permease has translation MDTLDYLLNGFLVALQWQNIFYAFIGVLIGTVVGVLPGLGPISGVALLIPITSTLTSGSTPEEAAASSIILLAGVYYGAMYGGSTTSILLNTPGESSSVVTTLDGYQMAKQGRAGAALAISAIGSFVAGVFSLIALIFLAEPLSELALTFGPAEYFSLMVLGLCAVTGLAGKSMTKALIMTVLGLLLGTIGIDNVTGVSRFTFDMPELYQGLEFLTVAVGLFALGEVWKTILEFRQEQQTIAKISRITPTKQELKQSAGPIGRGSLLGFFTGVLPGAGATIASFFSYVLEKKISKNPEKFGKGAIEGVAAPESANNAASGGAMIPLLTLGIPGSGTTAVLMGALIMYNIQPGPLLFEEHPYVAWGLIASMFIGNLMLLILNMPLVKLFAKVINAPIKYLTPIIIAISFFGVYAVQVSTFDLYLLLGLGIIGYFLNKNDYPLAPLVLSLILGPLMENNFRRALTASNNDYTVFVTHPISLTFLIGAVLWIVVPLILKARGKKVIVNDED, from the coding sequence ATGGACACATTAGATTATCTACTAAATGGATTCCTCGTAGCTCTACAATGGCAAAACATTTTCTATGCTTTTATCGGTGTACTAATCGGGACTGTAGTGGGAGTACTACCAGGACTCGGTCCGATCAGTGGGGTAGCTCTCCTCATTCCGATCACCTCCACTCTCACTTCTGGCTCTACACCAGAAGAAGCTGCTGCTAGCTCGATTATCTTGCTCGCTGGTGTGTACTATGGTGCCATGTATGGTGGTTCTACCACGTCCATTCTTCTCAATACACCTGGTGAATCTTCCTCCGTCGTTACCACACTAGACGGATATCAAATGGCAAAACAAGGACGAGCAGGGGCAGCACTCGCCATCTCCGCAATTGGTTCCTTTGTAGCAGGTGTCTTCTCTCTCATCGCACTCATCTTTTTAGCAGAACCACTATCTGAGCTTGCACTAACTTTTGGACCGGCAGAATACTTTTCTCTTATGGTGCTCGGTCTCTGCGCAGTGACAGGACTAGCTGGAAAATCGATGACCAAAGCTCTGATCATGACAGTACTTGGACTACTACTTGGAACGATCGGAATTGACAATGTGACAGGTGTTTCCCGTTTCACCTTTGATATGCCTGAGCTTTATCAAGGACTGGAGTTCTTAACAGTGGCAGTCGGTCTCTTTGCACTGGGCGAAGTATGGAAGACTATTCTAGAATTTCGCCAAGAACAACAAACGATTGCCAAAATTTCTCGAATTACTCCAACCAAACAAGAATTAAAACAAAGTGCTGGACCTATTGGTCGTGGTTCCCTATTAGGCTTCTTTACTGGTGTATTGCCAGGTGCTGGTGCGACAATCGCCTCTTTCTTCTCTTATGTATTAGAGAAAAAGATAAGCAAGAACCCTGAGAAATTTGGAAAAGGAGCTATTGAAGGGGTCGCAGCACCGGAATCTGCCAACAATGCTGCATCTGGTGGCGCCATGATCCCTCTGCTCACACTGGGTATACCTGGGTCTGGTACCACCGCTGTCCTGATGGGTGCACTAATCATGTACAACATCCAACCAGGTCCTCTATTGTTTGAAGAACATCCTTATGTAGCTTGGGGCTTGATTGCCAGCATGTTTATTGGGAACCTCATGTTACTAATCCTCAACATGCCGCTTGTCAAACTCTTTGCCAAAGTGATCAATGCACCTATCAAATATTTGACTCCCATCATCATCGCCATCTCCTTTTTTGGAGTCTATGCTGTACAAGTAAGTACCTTCGATCTCTATCTGTTACTTGGATTGGGTATCATCGGTTATTTCCTCAATAAAAACGACTACCCATTGGCTCCGCTTGTACTAAGTCTCATTCTCGGTCCCTTGATGGAAAACAACTTCCGACGAGCCTTGACTGCATCCAACAACGATTACACTGTATTTGTAACTCACCCAATTTCGCTGACATTCTTAATAGGAGCAGTACTATGGATCGTCGTACCGCTTATCTTAAAAGCACGTGGTAAAAAAGTAATTGTAAATGATGAAGATTGA